A portion of the Anas platyrhynchos isolate ZD024472 breed Pekin duck chromosome 26, IASCAAS_PekinDuck_T2T, whole genome shotgun sequence genome contains these proteins:
- the UFC1 gene encoding ubiquitin-fold modifier-conjugating enzyme 1, with translation MAEEAARRAVAALPLLRTAAGPRDRERWAERLKEEYRALIQYVENNKNADNDWFRLESNAEGTRWFGRCWYIHELLKYEFAIEFDIPVTYPGTAPEIAIPELDGKTAKMYRGGKICLSDHFKPLWARNVPKFGLAHLMALGLGPWLAVEIPDLVAKGLIQHKEK, from the exons ATGGCGGAGGAGGCGGCCCGGCGGGCAGTGGCGGCGCTGCCGCTGCTGAGGACGGCGGCGGGGCCGAGGGACCGGGAGCGGTGGGCGGAGAGGCTGAAGGAGGAGTACCGGGCGCTCATCCAG TACGTGGAGAACAACAAGAACGCCGACAACGACTGGTTCCGCCTCGAGTCCAACGCCGAGGGCACCCG gtggtTCGGGCGCTGCTGGTACATCCACGAGCTGCTCAAGTACGAGTTCGCCATCGAGTTTGAT aTCCCGGTAACGTACCCCGGCACCGCCCCCGAGATCGCCATCCCGGAGCTGGATGGGAAGACGGCCAAGATGTACAG GGGGGGCAAGATCTGCCTCAGCGACCACTTCAAGCCCCTGTGGGCCCGCAACGTGCCCAAGTTTGGGCTGGCGCACCTCATGGCGTTGGGG ctcggCCCCTGGCTGGCCGTGGAGATCCCCGACCTCGTCGCCAAGGGCCTGATCCAGCACAAGGAGAAGTGA
- the APOA2 gene encoding apolipoprotein A-II, with protein MASPAPGGRGLLRGIKAAAAPQGCTCSPPILCVLPRATTMMKLPVAALLLLCACGLQAALTKREAVPEAGAEAPPDAAIPLSRHFQTFSDFVTKELPQKLQAEELRNQAKAYLEQANQQLTPLAQELRTNVLNFFSSLLELGKAKEQA; from the exons ATggcctccccagccccgggggggcgggggctgctcagggggataaaagcagctgcagccccccaagGCTGCACTTGTAGCCCCCCCATCCTCTGTGTGCTGCCCAG agccaccaccatgatgaagctgccggtggccgcgctgctgctgctctgtgcctgcgGCCTCCAGGCCGCCCTGACCAAGCGCGAGGCTGTGCCCGAAGCCGGGGCCGAGGCCCCCCCGGACGCCGCCATCCCCCTGAGCCGCCACTTCCAGACCTTCTCCGACTTTGTCACCAAGGAGCTGCCCCAGAAGCTGCAGGCGGAGGAGCTGCGGAACCAGGCCAA ggcctaTCTGGAGCAGGCCAACCAGCAGCTGACGCCGCTGGCCCAGGAGCTGCGCACCAACGTCCTGAACttcttctcctccctgctggagctgggcaagGCCAAGGAGCAGGCCTGA
- the TOMM40L gene encoding mitochondrial import receptor subunit TOM40B produces the protein MGNALGPAAPRAPRRGGALGNPGSFDELHRQCKGFPQQMEGVKLIVNKALSSHFQVTHTVHMSTLGASNYHFNATFVGDRQLGPTEAFPTLVGDMDNSGSLNAQVLHLVAERLRTKAVFQTQQAKFLTWQFDGEYRGDDCTATLTLGNPDLLGESVILVAHFLQSVTPRLVLGGEMVYHRRPGEEGAILTLAGKYTAPNWVATLNVGYGGAHASYYHRANEQVQVGVELEANTRLQDTTFAFGYQLNLPQANVVFRGLLDSNWSVGGVLEKKLPPLPVTLALGAFLNHWKNRFHCGFSVIVG, from the exons atGGGCAACGCGCtgggccccgccgcgccccgggCCCcgcgccgggggggggccctCGGTAACCCCGGCAGCTTCGATGAGCTGCACCGGCAGTGCAAAg GTTTTCCGCAGCAGATGGAGGGCGTGAAGCTGATCGTCAACAAGGCGCTGAGCAGCCACTTCCAg GTGACACACACGGTTCACATGAGCACCCTGGGGGCCTCCAACTACCACTTCAACGCCACCTTCGTGGGCGACCGGCAGCTGGGACCCACCGAG gctttCCCCACGCTGGTTGGGGACATGGACAACAGCGGCAGCCTCAACGCCCAGGTCCTGCACCTCGTGGCCGAGCGCCTCCGCACCAAAGCCGTCTTCCAG aCGCAGCAGGCCAAGTTCCTCACCTGGCAGTTCGACGGCGAGTACCGGGGGGACGACTGCACCGCCACCCTCACGCTGGGCAACCCCGACCTCCTGGGCGAGTCCG tCATCCTGGTGGCGCATTTCCTGCAGAGCGTCACCCCCCGCCTGGTGCTGGGCGGCGAGATGGTTTACCACCGGCGGCCGGGCGAGGAGGGGGCCATCCTCACGCTGGCGGGCAAATACACCG cCCCGAACTGGGTGGCGACGCTCAACGTGGGCTACGGCGGCGCCCACGCCAGCTACTACCACAGAGCCAACGAGCAG GTGCAGGTCGGGGTGGAGCTGGAGGCCAACACGCGGCTGCAGGACACCACCTTCGCCTTCGGCTACCAGCTCAACCTGCCTCAAGCCAACGTCGTCTTCAGAG ggCTCCTGGACAGCAACTGGAGCGTGGGGGGGGTGCTGGAGAAGAAGCTGCCCCCGCTGCCCGTCACCCTGGCTCTGGGCGCCTTCCTCAACCACTGGAAGAATCGCTTCCACTGCGGCTTCAGCGTCATCGTGGGCTGA
- the NR1I3 gene encoding nuclear receptor subfamily 1 group I member 3 isoform X1, translating to MSVSSPSDPESSPGTQRGPQVTEREDGEPEEEKVCAVCGDRATGYHFHVMTCEGCKGFFRRSINKGVHFTCPFARSCPVTKAKRRQCQACRLQKCLDVGMRKDMIMSEEALGRRRALRRQRRLAREQPGGLTAEQRDLIGILIAAHQRTFDSSFSQFAHYRPAVRLYIPSPRSPSPSGLGAQPECGAEDVLPDVFSMLPHFADLSTFMIQQVIKFAKEIPAFRGHAGDLPDPVQHRVQRRDQRLGVRAALLHHPGRGPGWLPADLPGASAQVPHQPEEAAAARGRVRPAAGHAALLARPRQRRPAGFHRPAPGEGGPDPQELHRPPAPHARGQVPLRQAAAAADGAADAEGGEHAADPAHPGPLLHDAAALRDHQLEPAPPPQKKKKKTPPPPPKKTTLPQPPGVPDHLLAFGGRVKLFLFFQPPQLPPCGHRRVPPAPPP from the exons ATGTCCGTGTCGAGCCCCTCGGACCCGGAGAGCAGCCCCGGCACGCAGCGGGGTCCCCAGGTCACCGAGAGGGAGGACGGGGAGCCCGAGGAGGAGAAGGTGTGCGCCGTGTGTGGGGACCGTGCCACCGGCTACCACTTCCACGTCATGACCTGCGAGGGCTGCAAGGGCTTCTTCAG GAGGTCCATCAATAAGGGCGTCCACTTCACCTGTCCCTTCGCCCGGAGCTGCCCGGTCACCAAGGCCAAGCGGCGGCAGTGCCAGGCGTGCCGCCTCCAGAAGTGCCTCGACGTGGGCATGAGGAAGGACA TGATCATGTCGGAGGAGGCCctggggcggcggcgggcgctgcGGCGGCAGCGGCGCCTGGCCCGGGAGCAGCCGGGGGGGCTGACGGCGGAGCAGCGGGACCTCATCGGCATCCTCATCGCCGCGCACCAGCGCACCTTCGACTCCAGCTTCTCCCAGTTCGCCCACTACCGG CCCGCCGTGCGCCTCTACATCCCCAGCCCGCGCTCTCCAAGCccctcggggctgggggcgcagcCGGAGTGCGGTGCCGAGGACGTGCTGCCCGACGTCTTCTCCATGCTGCCGCACTTCGCCGACCTCAGCACCTTCATGATCCAGCAGGTCATCAAGTTCGCCAAGGAAATCCCGGCTTTCAG GGGCCACGCTGGAGATCTGCCAGATCCAGTTCAACACCGTGTTCAACGCCGAGACCAACGCCTGGGAGTGCGGGCAGCACTGCTACACCATCCAGGACGGGGCCCTGG CTGGCTTCCAGCAGATCTACCTGGAGCCTCTGCTCAAGTTCCACATCAGCCTGAAGAAGCTGCGGCTGCACGAGGCCGAGTACGTCCTGCTGCAGGCCATGCTGCTCTTCTCGCcag accACGCCAGCGTCGCCCAGCGGGATTTCATCGACCAGCTCCAGGAGAAGGTGGCCCTGACCCTCAAGAGCTACATCGACCACCAGCACCCCATGCCCGAGGGCAG gtTCCTCTAcgccaagctgctgctgctgctgacggAGCTGCAGACGCTGAAGGTGGAGAACACGCGGCAGATCCTGCACATCCAGGACCTCTCCTCCATGACGCCGCTGCTCTCCGAGATCATCAGCTAGagcccgcgccccccccccaaaaaaaaaaaaaaaaaacaccccccccccccccaaaaaaaaccaccctcccacagcccccaggggtCCCCGACCACCTCCTCGCTTTCGGGGGCAGAGTaaagctctttttatttttccagcctCCGCAGCTGCCTCCCTGCGGGCACCGCCGGGTGCCTCCGGCCCCCCCACCGTGA
- the NR1I3 gene encoding nuclear receptor subfamily 1 group I member 3 isoform X2 translates to MSVSSPSDPESSPGTQRGPQVTEREDGEPEEEKVCAVCGDRATGYHFHVMTCEGCKGFFRRSINKGVHFTCPFARSCPVTKAKRRQCQACRLQKCLDVGMRKDMIMSEEALGRRRALRRQRRLAREQPGGLTAEQRDLIGILIAAHQRTFDSSFSQFAHYRPAVRLYIPSPRSPSPSGLGAQPECGAEDVLPDVFSMLPHFADLSTFMIQQVIKFAKEIPAFRGLPIDDQISLLKGATLEICQIQFNTVFNAETNAWECGQHCYTIQDGALAGFQQIYLEPLLKFHISLKKLRLHEAEYVLLQAMLLFSPDHASVAQRDFIDQLQEKVALTLKSYIDHQHPMPEGRFLYAKLLLLLTELQTLKVENTRQILHIQDLSSMTPLLSEIIS, encoded by the exons ATGTCCGTGTCGAGCCCCTCGGACCCGGAGAGCAGCCCCGGCACGCAGCGGGGTCCCCAGGTCACCGAGAGGGAGGACGGGGAGCCCGAGGAGGAGAAGGTGTGCGCCGTGTGTGGGGACCGTGCCACCGGCTACCACTTCCACGTCATGACCTGCGAGGGCTGCAAGGGCTTCTTCAG GAGGTCCATCAATAAGGGCGTCCACTTCACCTGTCCCTTCGCCCGGAGCTGCCCGGTCACCAAGGCCAAGCGGCGGCAGTGCCAGGCGTGCCGCCTCCAGAAGTGCCTCGACGTGGGCATGAGGAAGGACA TGATCATGTCGGAGGAGGCCctggggcggcggcgggcgctgcGGCGGCAGCGGCGCCTGGCCCGGGAGCAGCCGGGGGGGCTGACGGCGGAGCAGCGGGACCTCATCGGCATCCTCATCGCCGCGCACCAGCGCACCTTCGACTCCAGCTTCTCCCAGTTCGCCCACTACCGG CCCGCCGTGCGCCTCTACATCCCCAGCCCGCGCTCTCCAAGCccctcggggctgggggcgcagcCGGAGTGCGGTGCCGAGGACGTGCTGCCCGACGTCTTCTCCATGCTGCCGCACTTCGCCGACCTCAGCACCTTCATGATCCAGCAGGTCATCAAGTTCGCCAAGGAAATCCCGGCTTTCAG GGGTTTGCCCATCGATGACCAGATCTCGCTGCTCAAAGGGGCCACGCTGGAGATCTGCCAGATCCAGTTCAACACCGTGTTCAACGCCGAGACCAACGCCTGGGAGTGCGGGCAGCACTGCTACACCATCCAGGACGGGGCCCTGG CTGGCTTCCAGCAGATCTACCTGGAGCCTCTGCTCAAGTTCCACATCAGCCTGAAGAAGCTGCGGCTGCACGAGGCCGAGTACGTCCTGCTGCAGGCCATGCTGCTCTTCTCGCcag accACGCCAGCGTCGCCCAGCGGGATTTCATCGACCAGCTCCAGGAGAAGGTGGCCCTGACCCTCAAGAGCTACATCGACCACCAGCACCCCATGCCCGAGGGCAG gtTCCTCTAcgccaagctgctgctgctgctgacggAGCTGCAGACGCTGAAGGTGGAGAACACGCGGCAGATCCTGCACATCCAGGACCTCTCCTCCATGACGCCGCTGCTCTCCGAGATCATCAGCTAG